The Caldicellulosiruptor obsidiansis OB47 genome segment GCATGGAAGAGCTCGATTTTAGGATAATTCCTGTTGAGATACAGGAAGAGATGAAAAAAAGTTATATAGACTATGCAATGAGCGTAATTGTATCCCGTGCACTGCCAGATGTTCGCGATGGGCTAAAGCCTGTTCACAGAAGAATCCTTTATGCAATGAACGAGATAGGTCTTACTCCTGACAAGCCATACAGAAAGTCTGCAACAGTTGTAGGGCATGTTCTTGCCAAATATCATCCGCACGGCGATGCTGCTGTGTACGAAAGCCTTGTTCGAATGGCACAGGACTTTTCCATGCGCCATCCTCTTGTTGACGGGCATGGAAACTTTGGCTCTGTTGATGGAGATCCGCCTGCTGCTATGCGTTACACTGAAGCGCGTATGAGCAAGATTGCGGTTGAAATGCTTCGAGATATTGAAAAAGAAACAGTTGATTTTATGCCAAACTTTGATGAGTCTGCAAAAGAACCAAAGGTTTTGCCATCACGATTTCCAAACCTTTTAGTAAATGGCAGTCAGGGAATTGCGGTTGGTATGGCAACAAACATACCTCCTCACAACCTTGCAGAGGTAATTGATGCAATTGTATATATTCTTGACAATGAAAATGCAACTCTTGATGACATAATGAAGATAATAAAAGGGCCTGATTTTCCAACCGGCGGGTATATAATCGGCAAAAAAGGTATAAGGGATGCATATGCAACTGGAAAAGGAAAAATCATTGTCCGGGCAAAAACCTCAATTGAACAGACATCAAAGGGAAGACAGAGAATAATTATAACAGAACTTCCTTATATGGTAAATAAAGCACGATTAATTGAAAAGATTGCCGAGCTTGTCCATGAAAAGAAGATAGACGGGATTTCGGATATAAGAGATGAGTCTGACAAAGAGGGTCTGAGGATTGTAATTGAAATCAAAAAGGATGCAGATGCAAATGTTGTTTTAAAACAGCTTTACAAAAACACCCAGCTTCAGGACAGCTTTGGCATAATCATGCTTGCGCTTGTTGACAACCAGCCAAAAGTTTTAACTCTTATGGACATGTTAAACCTATACATTGAACATCAAAAAGAGATAATTGTCAGAAGAACAAGGTATGACCTTAAAAAAGCAGAAGAGAGAGCTCACATTTTAGAAGGGCTCAAAAAGGCTCTTGATCACATAGATGAGATAATATCAATTATAAGGTCGTCAAAGACAGTAAGCGAAGCAAAAGACAGGTTGATTCAAAGGTTTAAGTTTACAGATGT includes the following:
- the gyrA gene encoding DNA gyrase subunit A, which encodes MEELDFRIIPVEIQEEMKKSYIDYAMSVIVSRALPDVRDGLKPVHRRILYAMNEIGLTPDKPYRKSATVVGHVLAKYHPHGDAAVYESLVRMAQDFSMRHPLVDGHGNFGSVDGDPPAAMRYTEARMSKIAVEMLRDIEKETVDFMPNFDESAKEPKVLPSRFPNLLVNGSQGIAVGMATNIPPHNLAEVIDAIVYILDNENATLDDIMKIIKGPDFPTGGYIIGKKGIRDAYATGKGKIIVRAKTSIEQTSKGRQRIIITELPYMVNKARLIEKIAELVHEKKIDGISDIRDESDKEGLRIVIEIKKDADANVVLKQLYKNTQLQDSFGIIMLALVDNQPKVLTLMDMLNLYIEHQKEIIVRRTRYDLKKAEERAHILEGLKKALDHIDEIISIIRSSKTVSEAKDRLIQRFKFTDVQAQAILDMRLQRLTGLERQKIEEELAELIKMIEYYKNVLASEAMVKEIIKKEILEIKEKYKDERRTKIIQDEHEDFEEEELIQEQETVVTLTHFGYIKRLPLDTYKSQKRGGRGITGISTREDDFVEDVFVTTTHHYILFFTDKGRVFRLRAYEVPEGSRQAKGTAIVNLIQISKDEKITATMAVKDFKEGYLMMCTKNGTIKKVLLSEFENTTKAGKKAITLADDDSLVDVKLTSGNDEVVLVSGNGYCVVFNENDVRVMGRLAQGVKGMTLEEGDFIVGMEKASDGKYLLCVTENGFGKRSEIEEYRKTKRGAKGVLTYKVTDKTGKIVDIKMVNDEDEIMICSTEGIFIRLEMSQVPVQGRNTQGVKLMRIDGEDIRVSSIARIKAEE